CAGAGTTTGGCGGCGCGCACAGGACGCCCCTGCTGATCGAGCAGAACCAGCCCGTGCTGCTGGCCGGAGACGCCTACGCCTTTGATGTCATGGAGGTTGACGCCTTCTTGACTGATTTGATTCAAAGCAGCGGCGACAGCATCGGCCCAGGTCTGGGGACGCTGCTCGGCGGCACCTTCGGGTAGTCCATCGATCAAGTCGTAGGGTACCGAGGCGCGGGCGATGACCTTGTGTGTCCCGGCGTCAAGAACGATGACTTTGGTGGACTGGGTGCCGACGTCGAGGCCCAGCCAGAGGGACTGGCTCATGGTGTGCTCCCGGTGGTCAGGTTCAGATGGACTCGTTGAGGAGGTTTTCGAGGAGTTCCTGGCGGCCAACGGGTGCGGAGGTGATGTTGGTTCTGAGGGCGTGAGCTTCGAGATCGGCGAGGGTGGCTTTGCCGGACTCGATGGTCTTGCCCAGGGGTGAATCCCAGTTGGCGTAGCGTTCACTGACGAGCTGATCGATGCGGCCGTCAGCGATGATCCTGGCGGCAATCTTGAGTCCACGGGCGAAGGCGTCCATCCCGCCTATGTGCGCGTACACAAGGTCGATCGGTTCCGTGGATTGCCGGCGGAGTTTGGCGTCGAAGTTCAGCCCGCCGGTGGTGAGCCCGCCGGCGCGGAGGACGGTGAGCATGGCGAGCGTCGTGTCGTAGAGGTTGGTGGGGAACTGGTCGGTGTCCCAGCCGATGAGGGTGTCGCCTCGGTTGGCGTCGATGGAACCTAGCAGATTATTGGCGGCGGCGTAGGCGAGTTCGTGGTGGAACGAGTGCCCCGCCAGCGTGGCGTGGTTGGCTTCGATGTTGAGTTTAAAGTGTTTTTCGAGGCCGTACTTGAGCAGGAAGGCGTGGCACGACTGGGCGTCGTAGTCGTACTGATGCGTGGTGGGTTCCTTGGGTTTAGGCTCGATGTAGAACTGCCCCTCGAAGCCGATCTCCTTTTTGTAATCGACAGCCATATGCAGAAGTCGGGCCATGTTGTCGAGCTCGCGGGTGAGATCGGTGTTGAGCAGCGTGTCGTAGCCCTCACGCCCGCCCCAGAAGACGTAGCCGTGCCCGCCGAGGCGGTGCGTGGCCTCGAGGGCTTTCTTGATCTGAGCCCCGGCGTGCGCAAAAACATCAGCAGACGGGCTGGTCCCCGCTCCAGCCATAAAACGCGGGTGGATGAACAGGCACGCGGTGCCCCAGAGCAGCTCGATCCCGGTCGACTTCTGGAGCTGACCAGCGTGATCAACGAGTTCGTCGAGGTCCTTGTTGGCCTGCGCCAGCGTGTCGCGCTCGGGAGCGATGTCCCGGTCGTGAAAGCACCAAAAAGGAATCGTCAGCTTCGAGGTGAACTCGAACATGGCGTCCATGGTCTGGTGGGCAGCGGTCATCGGATCAGCCGCGTCGAGCCAGGGCATCGTGCGGCAGCCCACGCCAAACGGATCAGCACCCGAGCCCTTCATGCAGTGCCAGTAGGAAGCCGCGAACCGCAGGTGCTCCTTCATCGACTTGCCAGCGATCAGAGCCTCAGCGTCATAATGCTTAAACGCCAGAGGATGACGCGAATCGGCACCCTCGAACGCAACTTCGAACACGTTGGGGAAGTACTCGCGCATGGTGTCGGCCTGGGGGGGGGGGGTAAGGGTGAACGGAAGGACCATTCGTAACACAGCGATTCGTGGATGATACTAGCAGGGCTCAGGTGACTCACAACCGACTGAGCGGCGATGCTTGGAGACGGCACCGAGTGTAACGAGCGATGCTTAATTGACGGTGATTGTGAATCGTTAGATGTTGGCTCAGCGACGCTGGCGGTACAGCGATGGGTCAACAGCTCGGGCCATAGCATCGACATCCAGGCCGCCAAGGAACTCACTGATCTCGCTCATGACCGGCTGAGGCTCAAGGATGACACGCCTATAGTCGGTTTGATAGAGGTCCATCTCCGGGCGAGATTGAATCAGCCCGACAGTTTCCTCTATCTGCTTGCGGAAGATGGCTTTGAGACGTTCTGAATCAAGACGGCCGCCGGTTTTGCCGAGCCGCTGGAGCATCGCAGCCTGCGAGGCGAGGACCTCGTCGAGGTCACGGTGCAGCATGATGATCTTGTAGTGATGCTCCGTGGGGAGGTGGCGCACCAGGCTGTGGA
This Phycisphaeraceae bacterium DNA region includes the following protein-coding sequences:
- the xylA gene encoding xylose isomerase produces the protein MREYFPNVFEVAFEGADSRHPLAFKHYDAEALIAGKSMKEHLRFAASYWHCMKGSGADPFGVGCRTMPWLDAADPMTAAHQTMDAMFEFTSKLTIPFWCFHDRDIAPERDTLAQANKDLDELVDHAGQLQKSTGIELLWGTACLFIHPRFMAGAGTSPSADVFAHAGAQIKKALEATHRLGGHGYVFWGGREGYDTLLNTDLTRELDNMARLLHMAVDYKKEIGFEGQFYIEPKPKEPTTHQYDYDAQSCHAFLLKYGLEKHFKLNIEANHATLAGHSFHHELAYAAANNLLGSIDANRGDTLIGWDTDQFPTNLYDTTLAMLTVLRAGGLTTGGLNFDAKLRRQSTEPIDLVYAHIGGMDAFARGLKIAARIIADGRIDQLVSERYANWDSPLGKTIESGKATLADLEAHALRTNITSAPVGRQELLENLLNESI